The following are encoded together in the Thunnus thynnus chromosome 15, fThuThy2.1, whole genome shotgun sequence genome:
- the LOC137198835 gene encoding zinc finger protein 516-like: MSKRTSTPGKIMETEEKEDVSQKRTAGVKAETEEDVTSGHTCGVCGRSFPLLSSLSQHMRRHTREKPYKCPYCEHRTAQKGSLKAHIRSHKLGLFSHHISDKEGDGDPGQKGNAVITPNKGHTVNGKVKKKGTKKKVKGKDAVTGVEISGDGGADAGPFTCSICSQVFPQVLLLKSHMKRHRSAQDHGCRICGRRFRQAWFLQSHMRIHRVKAQLRGGKSNEPPATINGVPQDPASLTNEECLYELCAGCGNFFCDRKTLQIHEKLHKLNHSRSLIQNPPQEDLEASELHTAKSQFLESLNLTCAGPKETPEDKSLGRRIPELDPVCSYQAWQLATRGRLVEATEKCLGWEERLADAEVAYDTEKGEYVPLKQEKKRKQIDTSSSSIKKKKGDIGFDQTSNNLAHTKGGDKKISQKDRILLNGLGHAFYEALQSKKVKDVGFSPKQTNSIRNQDQEDKKPYFCEHCDFHTVDASLLRSHLHMQHQDLLGPYSKQSTILDNISQSGSKASLYMDYLRNRSVLLSQPYWNPYTCPPGQGSAESNIKTEKSNDTEVKGQGHTRSDAGSLLNLSALSASKGDGTANDPVKTEGLVRHQCPYCSHTTNYPEVLWIHQRVAHRVDNSSSVAPKWAPCLNSIKSVKASASQWRRTGPPPFLEGKDCPALPAPRTQRTQPPGFTTHSSSSSKHSAPKSQSGVPKSKHQSKDSRSSDGTHSSGRAGLLPQKKSGEQNRAAEGGSKGSSARATSSSSVVHSKSVPGFQPTSSPKHRGHRAAVEGNFPQEGLGFMLARNHGGTSSNAAADRLHPRRQSCDSSSGPKGPDLWAAMNMWGHKAYLEPLLFAQGKSESTGEMPMDIDILSLLKNYSPHDLAALYQHWGFVDPRLDPQAMLQLNGNFGNEVHSSSEASKQVNSRSTSSSGSLHKGT; the protein is encoded by the exons ATGTCAAAACGTACCAGCACTCCAGGAAAAATAATGGAgacagaagagaaggaggatgTATCACAAAAACGCACAGCTGGTGTAAAGGCTGAGACGGAGGAGGATGTGACGTCTGGTCACACCTGCGGGGTGTGTGGTCGTAGCTTTCCTCTGCTCAGCTCTTTATCCCAGCACATGAGAAGACACACCCGGGAGAAGCCGTACAAGTGTCCGTATTGTGAGCACAGGACGGCTCAGAAGGGCAGTCTGAAGGCCCACATTCGAAGCCATAAACTGGGCCTTTTCAGCCATCACATCAGTGACAAGGAGGGGGATGGAGATCCAGGGCAGAAAGGTAACGCTGTCATCACACCTAACAAAGGTCATACTGTCAATGGAAAGGTGAAGAAGAAAGGAACCAAGAAAAAAGTTAAGGGTAAAGATGCAGTCACTGGTGTCGAGATCAGTGGTGATGGTGGGGCTGATGCTGGGCCTTTTACCTGCAGCATTTGTAGCCAGGTTTTCCCTCAGGTATTACTCCTTAAATCCCACATGAAAAGGCACCGCAGCGCCCAGGATCATGGTTGCCGGATTTGTGGACGCCGCTTCCGCCAAGCATGGTTCCTCCAGAGTCACATGCGCATTCACCGGGTTAAAGCCCAGCTGCGGGGTGGCAAGAGCAATGAGCCGCCTGCCACCATCAATGGGGTTCCTCAGGACCCAGCATCACTGACAAATGAGGAGTGCCTCTATGAGCTTTGCGCTGGCTGTGGTAACTTCTTCTGTGACCGCAAGACCTTGCAAATACATGAAAAACTACATAAACTGAACCACAGTCGCAGTCTGATACAAAACCCACCACAAGAAGACCTCGAGGCCTCTGAGTTGCATACTGCCAAGAGCCAGTTTTTGGAAAGCCTGAACCTGACGTGTGCTGGACCTAAGGAAACCCCTGAGGATAAGAGCCTGGGTAGGCGAATTCCAGAGCTGGACCCTGTGTGTAGTTACCAGGCCTGGCAGTTAGCCACAAGGGGACGACTAGTGGAGGCAACAGAGAAATGTTTGGGATGGGAGGAGAGACTTGCAGATGCTGAGGTGGCATATGACACAGAGAAGGGCGAATATGTACCCCTGaagcaagagaagaagaggaagcaaaTTGACACCTCCAGCTCCAGcattaagaagaagaaaggtgATATCGGCTTTgatcaaacatcaaacaaccTGGCTCATACTAAAGGTGGTGACAAGAAGATTTCCCAGAAGGACCGTATTCTGTTGAACGGACTTGGTCACGCGTTTTATGAGGCGCTACAGAGTAAGAAGGTCAAAGATGTCGGCTTCTCACCTAAACAGACCAACAGCATCAGGAACCAAGACCAGGAGG ATAAAAAACCCTACTTCTGCGAGCACTGTGATTTCCACACTGTCGACGCCTCACTACTCAGGTCTCACCTGCACATGCAGCACCAGGACTTGCTGGGTCCTTACAGCAAACAGAGCACCATTTTGGACAACATTAGCCAAAGTGGCTCCAAAGCCTCATTATACATGGACTACCTCAGAAACAGGAGCGTGTTGCTTAGTCAGCCATATTGGAATCCCTACACGTGTCCGCCTGGACAGGGGTCAGCAGAgtcaaacattaaaacagaaaagtcaaaTGATACTGAGGTCAAAGGGCAGGGACATACACGTAGTGATGCTGGCAGTCTTCTTAATTTGTCTGCATTATCTGCAAGTAAAGGAGATGGAACTGCAAATGATCCGGTTAAAACAGAAGGCCTTGTGAGACATCAGTGCCCATATTGCTCCCACACTACCAACTACCCAGAGGTGCTGTGGATCCATCAGCGGGTTGCACACAGGGTGGATAACAGCAGCTCCGTGGCACCCAAGTGGGCACCCTGCTTGAACAGCATCAAGAGTGTAAAGGCAAGTGCCTCCCAGTGGAGACGCACAGGTCCCCCGCCATTCCTCGAAGGCAAGGACTGTCCAGCTTTACCTGCGCCGAGAACTCAGCGCACACAGCCACCAGGTTTCACaacccacagcagcagcagtagcaagCACTCCGCCCCTAAAAGCCAATCAGGTGTCCCGAAGTCCAAGCATCAGTCAAAGGACTCACGATCTTCAGACGGGACACATTCTAGTGGTAGAGCAGGACTTCTACCTCAAAAGAAGTCTGGTGAACAAAACCGGGCAGCTGAAGGGGGAAGTAAAGGCTCCAGCGCCAGAGCTACTTCGTCAAGCAGTGTCGTGCATAGCAAGAGCGTCCCTGGTTTCCAGCCTACTAGCAGCCCCAAACACAGAGGCCACAGAGCTGCGGTGGAGGGAAACTTCCCACAAGAAGGCTTGGGTTTTATGTTGGCTCGAAATCATGGCGGCACTTCATCTAACGCAGCTGCAGATAGACTCCATCCCCGCAGGCAGTCATGTGACTCCTCTTCAGGTCCTAAGGGTCCTGATCTTTGGGCCGCCATGAACATGTGGGGGCACAAAGCGTATTTAGAACCACTCCTTTTTGCTCAGGGAAAGAGTGAGTCAACAGGAGAAATGCCAATGGACATTGATATTTTGAGTCTCCTGAAAAACTACAGTCCCCATGATCTGGCTGCTCTCTACCAACACTGGGGGTTTGTTGACCCCAGACTTGATCCACAAG CAATGTTGCAGTTAAATGGAAATTTTGGAAATGAAGTCCATTCCTCCTCTGAAGCTTCCAAACAG GTGAACAGCCGCTCCACTTCATCCTCAGGGTCTCTACATAAAGGAACGTGA